In a genomic window of Brucella anthropi ATCC 49188:
- a CDS encoding sugar-binding transcriptional regulator gives MSVAKLKPRTIAPREEIVIARQMHQALVLHFLEGLTQAQIADQLGISHATVNRLIKRGRQLGLVEIKIKSPVEPLIDLEERLLALGGISRAIVVPTASDNPQTALLAVGEAAARLLLEEIADGDTICITGGKGVSAVVAGIQAPRNFNVEVIPATGCVQGKHYTDVNHVSTLMAEKLGGHSYQIHAPLFADDAGQRAMLMNMRSVAEVFQRAREAKIAVVGIGSIVSTDSTYYDLHPSSSGDRTAIEHSGASAELLAHLLDVEGRICDYSLNRALVSLTLDEFAHIPTKIGVASGLNKAESILSVLRGNHLDTLVTDEATGARILELASQEGYSA, from the coding sequence ATGTCCGTTGCCAAACTGAAACCGAGAACAATAGCGCCGCGTGAGGAAATCGTCATTGCCCGCCAGATGCATCAGGCGCTCGTCCTGCATTTTCTGGAAGGGCTGACACAGGCGCAGATTGCGGACCAGCTCGGGATTTCTCACGCAACTGTAAACCGGCTCATCAAACGCGGCCGCCAGCTTGGCCTTGTAGAAATCAAGATCAAGTCGCCGGTCGAGCCTCTTATCGATCTGGAAGAACGATTGCTGGCGCTTGGTGGCATTAGCCGCGCCATCGTTGTGCCGACCGCATCCGACAACCCGCAAACGGCTTTGCTGGCGGTGGGGGAAGCCGCTGCCCGCCTGCTTCTTGAAGAAATCGCCGATGGCGACACAATCTGCATCACCGGCGGCAAAGGTGTCAGCGCCGTTGTCGCAGGCATTCAGGCACCGCGCAACTTCAATGTAGAGGTCATTCCGGCGACGGGTTGTGTGCAGGGAAAGCACTATACCGATGTCAATCACGTCTCGACGTTGATGGCCGAAAAGCTCGGCGGACACTCATATCAGATACATGCGCCTTTGTTTGCAGATGACGCCGGACAACGTGCGATGCTGATGAACATGCGCTCCGTAGCGGAAGTATTCCAGCGGGCACGGGAAGCCAAAATTGCAGTTGTCGGCATCGGGTCCATCGTCAGCACGGATTCGACCTATTACGACCTGCACCCTTCTTCGAGCGGAGATCGCACTGCTATCGAACATTCCGGTGCCAGTGCGGAACTTCTCGCCCATCTGCTCGATGTGGAGGGACGGATTTGCGACTATAGCCTCAACCGTGCGCTGGTCTCGCTAACGCTGGATGAGTTTGCGCATATCCCGACGAAGATCGGTGTAGCAAGCGGATTGAACAAGGCCGAGTCTATCCTGAGTGTTCTCCGCGGCAATCATCTCGATACGCTTGTCACCGACGAAGCGACTGGCGCCCGCATTCTCGAACTTGCATCCCAAGAAGGATATTCCGCATGA
- a CDS encoding aldo/keto reductase, with the protein MSGEQLIREIGRSGVRASAVGLGTWAIGGWMWGGTDEAQSIAAIQASLDAGVTLIDTAPAYGLGRSEEIVGKAIAGRRDKAVIATKCGLVWHTQKGQHFFDQDGNPVHRYLGRDAIIHEVEESLRRLGTDYIDLYITHWQDPTTPIEETVAALEELKQAGKIRAVGASNLNRPELEQYIQTGALDAIQERFSMIDREIEQDLLPLTTANNVSTLSYSSLALGLLSGMIGPERVFSGDDQRKDNPRFSVANRQKAKDFATTIQPVADRHNATIAQIVIAWTLAQQGVTFALCGARNPAQALDNAQAGRLRLLSDDLAAIDTAISAQLVNMDG; encoded by the coding sequence ATGAGCGGCGAACAGTTGATCCGCGAAATCGGGCGTTCCGGCGTCAGGGCGTCCGCAGTCGGTCTCGGTACATGGGCTATAGGCGGCTGGATGTGGGGCGGAACGGATGAAGCCCAATCCATCGCAGCAATCCAGGCATCGCTGGACGCTGGCGTGACACTGATTGATACGGCGCCAGCCTACGGCCTCGGACGCTCCGAGGAAATAGTCGGTAAGGCGATTGCCGGGCGTCGTGACAAGGCGGTGATCGCGACCAAATGCGGCCTCGTCTGGCACACCCAGAAAGGGCAGCACTTCTTCGATCAGGATGGAAACCCAGTTCATCGCTATCTGGGGCGGGATGCGATCATCCACGAGGTAGAAGAAAGCCTGCGTCGTCTCGGTACTGATTATATCGATCTTTACATCACCCATTGGCAGGACCCGACGACGCCAATCGAAGAGACTGTAGCGGCGCTTGAGGAACTGAAACAGGCTGGTAAAATCCGGGCTGTTGGTGCCAGCAACCTCAACCGACCGGAACTGGAACAATATATCCAGACTGGCGCGCTCGATGCGATCCAGGAGCGGTTCAGCATGATCGATCGGGAGATCGAGCAAGACTTGCTGCCGCTTACCACTGCAAACAACGTATCGACGTTGAGCTATTCCTCACTCGCGCTTGGTCTTCTGTCAGGCATGATCGGGCCGGAACGTGTGTTTTCCGGGGACGATCAACGCAAGGACAATCCACGCTTTTCCGTTGCCAACCGACAGAAGGCAAAGGATTTCGCGACGACAATACAGCCGGTCGCTGATCGCCATAACGCGACGATCGCCCAGATCGTGATTGCTTGGACGCTGGCGCAGCAGGGGGTGACCTTCGCACTTTGCGGGGCGAGAAATCCGGCGCAGGCTCTCGACAATGCGCAGGCAGGAAGGCTCCGGCTTTTGTCCGATGATCTTGCGGCTATAGACACGGCCATTTCGGCACAACTGGTTAACATGGACGGATAA
- a CDS encoding glycerol-3-phosphate dehydrogenase/oxidase yields MNRKEVLDGLRQSPKVDVCVVGGGINGLSVFRELALQGVNVLLVEQSDYCSGASAALSRMVHGGLRYLENGEFSLVKESLVERDRLLRNAPHYVAPLPTTVPIFDTFSGLGNGIVRFLGLTRRPSRRGAIAVKTGLSIYDFLTRKRALMPKHRFRSRKTTLAKWPSLNPAIRSSATYFDAWVSHPERIGIELLRDGLSAGPNARALNYAAICESGGGDFQLFDGISSETLSIQPRLVINATGGWIDIANGTLFPKEALPAPLMGGTKGSHLIVDNPALSDSLDGHMIYYENEDGRICILFPYLDKVLVGSTDIRVDDPGVVRCETDERNYILQSLTFVLPEIKIHPDQIVFQFAGVRPLPVSNDSFTGRIPRDHFCTVLEGQNGRPPVLCMIGGKWTTFRSFGEMAADMVLKRLGLSRRIDTAERAIGGGRSFPKDSKSWIGKLAVATGLPADRLEILFERYGTDAAEIARFIATGADHVLPNTDYSTRELLYLIRTEAVERLDDLLLRRTTLAISGELSLAMTEAVLDLLATEKSWSPKYKKAELTRFLTLMRERHGVAEETLSARNEQRSELCEKTAKSG; encoded by the coding sequence ATGAACCGTAAAGAAGTATTGGACGGGCTCCGCCAGAGCCCGAAGGTGGACGTTTGTGTCGTCGGTGGCGGCATCAACGGGCTCAGCGTTTTTCGCGAGCTTGCGCTGCAGGGCGTGAACGTGCTGCTGGTCGAGCAGTCCGATTATTGTTCGGGTGCCAGCGCGGCGCTTTCGCGGATGGTTCACGGCGGTTTGCGTTATCTGGAGAATGGCGAATTCAGCCTCGTGAAGGAATCCCTTGTCGAGCGTGACAGGCTGCTGCGCAATGCTCCCCATTATGTGGCACCACTACCGACAACTGTTCCGATCTTCGATACGTTCTCGGGACTAGGCAATGGGATCGTGCGCTTTCTGGGGCTTACCCGTCGTCCAAGCCGGCGTGGTGCAATCGCTGTCAAGACGGGTCTGAGCATCTACGATTTCCTGACGCGCAAACGGGCATTGATGCCGAAGCACCGTTTTCGCAGCCGCAAGACGACGCTTGCGAAATGGCCTTCGCTTAATCCCGCAATACGCAGTTCCGCGACCTATTTCGACGCCTGGGTCAGCCATCCCGAGCGGATCGGGATCGAGCTTCTTCGCGACGGTCTTTCAGCTGGACCGAATGCCAGGGCGCTGAACTATGCGGCAATTTGTGAAAGTGGCGGTGGTGATTTCCAGTTATTCGACGGTATTTCCAGCGAAACACTCTCTATCCAGCCGCGGCTGGTCATCAACGCGACGGGCGGCTGGATCGATATCGCGAATGGCACACTGTTTCCGAAAGAGGCACTACCTGCCCCGCTGATGGGAGGCACCAAAGGTTCGCATCTCATTGTAGATAATCCTGCTCTCAGTGACAGTCTTGATGGGCACATGATCTATTACGAGAACGAGGACGGGCGCATCTGCATCCTGTTTCCCTATCTCGACAAAGTTCTCGTCGGCTCGACCGATATCCGCGTCGATGACCCTGGCGTGGTTCGCTGCGAGACAGATGAACGGAACTATATCCTGCAATCGCTCACCTTCGTCCTACCGGAGATCAAAATACATCCCGACCAAATTGTCTTTCAGTTCGCAGGTGTGCGCCCGCTGCCAGTTAGCAATGACAGTTTTACGGGGCGTATCCCACGCGACCATTTCTGCACGGTGCTCGAAGGGCAGAACGGGCGTCCGCCGGTCCTCTGCATGATCGGTGGAAAATGGACGACTTTCCGCTCGTTTGGCGAAATGGCTGCCGACATGGTGCTAAAGCGATTGGGTCTGTCACGACGGATCGACACGGCGGAACGCGCAATAGGCGGCGGACGTTCATTTCCGAAAGACAGCAAAAGCTGGATCGGAAAACTGGCTGTCGCCACCGGGCTGCCTGCGGATCGCCTTGAAATCCTCTTTGAACGCTATGGCACCGATGCCGCCGAAATAGCCCGCTTCATTGCCACAGGGGCGGATCACGTCTTGCCCAATACCGACTACAGCACGCGGGAGCTCCTGTATCTCATCCGCACAGAGGCGGTCGAGCGTCTCGATGACTTGCTTTTGCGGCGCACGACATTGGCGATTTCCGGCGAACTATCTCTCGCCATGACCGAGGCTGTGCTTGATTTGCTGGCGACGGAGAAAAGCTGGTCACCAAAGTACAAAAAAGCAGAGCTGACGCGATTTCTAACCCTCATGCGCGAGCGCCACGGCGTCGCCGAAGAAACCCTTTCCGCAAGGAACGAACAAAGGAGTGAATTATGCGAGAAAACCGCAAAGTCCGGATGA
- a CDS encoding class I fructose-bisphosphate aldolase has protein sequence MRENRKVRMNRLFGNGRCLDVAVDHGVCNEPSFLDGLENMPAVIKALIDAKPDAIQMNYGQADLLQDIPGKDKPALVMRLDMGNPYNRIRHRDMWAVLQNEADPLIGALQMDAACVVVNLFMLPDEPDLFRQCVQNISRVRADCEKYGMPLMIEPLVMQPVTERGGYMVDGDADKIVTLTRLAREMGADIIKADPTTNAEDFHRVVETARCPVLVRGGGKEDLSAVFAKSAALMQQGAMGMVYGRNIYQHANPSAVVRGLMAIIHKNASGEEAYSLYQQG, from the coding sequence ATGCGAGAAAACCGCAAAGTCCGGATGAACCGGCTGTTCGGCAACGGTCGCTGTCTGGATGTGGCTGTTGACCATGGCGTGTGCAATGAGCCCTCTTTTCTCGACGGCTTGGAGAATATGCCAGCTGTCATCAAGGCATTGATCGACGCTAAGCCTGATGCAATTCAGATGAACTATGGTCAGGCCGATCTGCTGCAGGATATTCCCGGCAAGGATAAGCCAGCGCTGGTTATGCGCCTCGATATGGGCAATCCCTATAACCGCATTCGCCATCGCGACATGTGGGCTGTGCTGCAGAACGAGGCCGATCCGCTGATCGGAGCGCTGCAGATGGATGCGGCCTGCGTGGTGGTGAACCTCTTCATGCTGCCGGACGAGCCAGACCTCTTTCGTCAATGCGTGCAGAACATTTCCCGCGTCCGGGCAGATTGCGAAAAATACGGTATGCCGCTGATGATCGAACCGCTCGTCATGCAGCCAGTCACAGAGCGCGGCGGCTACATGGTCGATGGTGACGCCGACAAGATCGTGACGCTTACGCGGCTTGCCCGCGAAATGGGAGCCGACATCATCAAGGCAGACCCGACAACAAATGCAGAGGATTTCCATCGTGTCGTAGAGACGGCGCGCTGTCCGGTGCTGGTGCGTGGCGGCGGTAAGGAAGATCTCTCCGCCGTTTTTGCAAAATCTGCAGCCTTGATGCAGCAAGGTGCAATGGGCATGGTCTATGGACGCAACATATATCAGCATGCCAATCCAAGCGCCGTGGTGCGCGGGTTGATGGCGATTATTCATAAGAATGCGAGCGGCGAGGAGGCCTACTCGCTTTATCAGCAGGGCTGA
- a CDS encoding FGGY-family carbohydrate kinase — MQKYLLGLDAGNTVIKAVVFDLSGRELAHAGEEGRSRMPHPGHVERDLGELWSNAKRVIRACLDKAGIAASDIAAIGCAGHGNGLYALDREGDPLIGIQSLDTRATGLVEEWTAKGVGAKTYPIARQRPWPSQTPTLLAWLKRYQPELFDQIGTVFFSKDFVVNRLTGKRFSEVSDMSGAGLLDLATRRYDSALMEAYGLGDCMDILPPLIESDNIAGNVTEAVARETGLAAGTPVVGGLFDVVASALGSGVSRTGSASIIAGTWSINQIIVDGPDLKGPVFMTSTFDRSRYMAMENSATSAANLEWLVREFFEGDHHADVSPFDVCCSLAAAIEPASDDPLYHPYLYGAQQNGHARAGFYGIAGWHTKGHLIRALLEGVAFGHRQHVETIRKAGATFEEAVLSGGGSRSRLWPQIFADVLGVPVSVAVSRETGALGAAIAAGTGVGLFFDFTEGANAMVRADRHYKPNAALDGHYNRRYALYGDITAAMTPLWRQIQAKPVQSVQLAETV, encoded by the coding sequence ATGCAAAAATATCTGTTGGGGCTCGATGCGGGCAACACTGTCATCAAGGCGGTGGTTTTTGATCTTTCGGGACGGGAGCTCGCCCATGCAGGTGAAGAAGGACGTAGCCGCATGCCGCATCCCGGTCACGTCGAGCGTGACCTTGGCGAGCTCTGGTCCAACGCCAAGAGGGTTATTCGGGCTTGCCTCGATAAGGCGGGGATAGCGGCGAGTGATATTGCCGCTATAGGCTGTGCCGGACACGGCAACGGGCTCTACGCGCTCGACCGGGAGGGAGATCCTCTCATAGGCATCCAGTCGCTCGACACCCGCGCGACCGGTCTCGTTGAAGAGTGGACGGCAAAAGGGGTGGGCGCAAAGACCTATCCGATAGCACGCCAGCGTCCATGGCCCTCCCAAACCCCGACGCTGCTTGCCTGGCTGAAGCGCTACCAGCCTGAACTGTTTGACCAGATTGGCACGGTATTTTTCTCCAAGGACTTCGTGGTCAATCGCTTGACGGGCAAACGTTTCAGCGAAGTTTCCGACATGTCGGGGGCAGGCTTGCTCGATCTTGCAACGCGCCGTTACGACAGTGCTTTGATGGAAGCTTACGGTTTGGGCGACTGTATGGATATCCTGCCACCGCTCATCGAAAGCGACAATATTGCAGGTAATGTAACCGAGGCTGTGGCGCGGGAGACCGGGCTTGCGGCGGGTACACCCGTTGTTGGAGGTCTCTTCGATGTCGTAGCTTCGGCGCTAGGTTCTGGTGTCTCACGCACAGGAAGTGCATCGATCATTGCGGGTACGTGGAGCATCAACCAGATTATTGTCGACGGCCCTGATCTCAAGGGGCCGGTCTTCATGACCTCTACTTTTGATCGCAGCCGTTACATGGCGATGGAAAACAGCGCTACCTCTGCGGCGAATCTTGAATGGCTGGTGCGGGAATTTTTCGAAGGAGACCATCATGCTGATGTCTCGCCATTTGATGTTTGTTGCAGTCTCGCCGCAGCCATCGAACCTGCAAGTGATGATCCGCTTTACCACCCTTATCTCTACGGAGCGCAGCAGAACGGCCACGCCCGCGCAGGGTTTTACGGTATCGCGGGCTGGCATACGAAGGGGCATCTGATACGCGCTTTGCTTGAAGGCGTTGCCTTCGGTCATCGCCAGCATGTGGAAACCATCCGAAAAGCAGGCGCGACCTTCGAGGAGGCTGTGCTTTCCGGTGGCGGCTCACGCAGCCGTTTATGGCCCCAGATATTTGCCGATGTACTCGGCGTGCCAGTTTCTGTTGCCGTCTCACGAGAAACAGGCGCACTTGGCGCAGCCATTGCGGCGGGGACCGGTGTTGGGCTGTTCTTCGATTTCACAGAAGGTGCCAATGCCATGGTGCGCGCCGATCGGCATTACAAGCCGAACGCCGCGCTGGATGGACACTATAATCGCCGTTACGCGCTTTATGGAGACATCACAGCTGCAATGACGCCTCTATGGCGCCAGATACAGGCTAAACCGGTACAAAGCGTCCAGTTAGCGGAGACCGTTTAG
- a CDS encoding SAM-dependent methyltransferase, with the protein MTVETRSVRIIRTVVETLRPQFNVELWDGTRIGAFDGPSLVINDPTIVRQLLLKPNYDSLIDIWTSGRVDISNGTIFDLANAKTDGSVKNRLKELPKWQLLKDLPALLLAGKTDAREVLDGKEPFVSGSSKEAITHHYDVSNEFYRLFLDERMVYTCGYFTDWANDIDQAQKDKLELICRKLRLKPGDRLLDIGCGWGALLIYAVQNFGVIGTGVSLSEAQTALARERIKQAGLEDRITIHVKSYAELDGQFDKISSVGMFEHVGIANYDSYFNAVNRLLRPGGLYMHHAITRRMKKDKKSFNRKSAEHKALVKYIFPGGELDHLGMTIENLEGHGFEVHDVENLREHYGRTCRLWCERLYSNFDKAVAEIGYPKARLWLLYLAGCSLAFERGTVQINQTVASKRKRGISAVPQTRADIYTSFGEPRGG; encoded by the coding sequence ATGACGGTTGAAACCAGGTCCGTTCGCATTATTCGGACAGTTGTTGAAACACTGCGCCCACAGTTCAATGTGGAGTTATGGGACGGCACGCGCATCGGTGCATTCGATGGCCCATCATTGGTAATCAACGATCCGACAATCGTTCGACAGCTTCTCCTCAAGCCCAACTATGATTCTCTGATCGATATCTGGACATCCGGTCGTGTGGATATCAGCAATGGTACGATCTTCGACCTCGCAAATGCCAAAACCGATGGAAGTGTGAAGAACAGGCTGAAAGAGCTGCCAAAATGGCAACTACTCAAGGATCTTCCGGCTCTTCTGCTCGCTGGCAAAACCGATGCGCGCGAGGTTCTTGACGGCAAGGAGCCTTTCGTCAGTGGGTCGAGCAAGGAGGCAATTACCCATCATTACGATGTGTCCAACGAGTTCTATCGCTTATTCCTCGATGAGCGAATGGTTTACACATGCGGCTACTTCACGGACTGGGCCAATGATATCGATCAGGCCCAGAAGGACAAGCTGGAACTCATCTGCCGAAAACTACGATTGAAACCAGGTGACCGTCTTCTGGATATCGGTTGCGGTTGGGGTGCCCTCCTGATCTATGCAGTGCAAAACTTTGGCGTCATCGGAACCGGCGTTTCATTGTCGGAGGCACAAACGGCACTTGCCCGAGAGAGGATCAAGCAGGCAGGTCTCGAAGACAGGATCACCATCCACGTCAAATCCTATGCAGAGCTTGACGGGCAGTTCGACAAAATTTCGTCTGTTGGAATGTTCGAGCATGTTGGTATCGCCAATTACGACAGCTATTTCAATGCCGTGAACCGGCTTCTGCGCCCCGGTGGGCTTTACATGCACCACGCAATCACACGGCGCATGAAGAAGGACAAGAAATCCTTCAACCGCAAAAGTGCAGAGCATAAGGCGCTTGTGAAGTATATTTTCCCCGGTGGGGAACTCGATCATCTTGGAATGACGATAGAAAACCTCGAAGGACACGGGTTCGAAGTCCACGACGTCGAAAATCTGCGCGAACATTATGGCCGCACCTGCCGGTTATGGTGCGAACGACTTTATTCCAATTTCGACAAGGCCGTTGCCGAAATCGGTTATCCAAAAGCGCGTCTCTGGTTGCTCTATCTTGCGGGATGTTCACTGGCATTTGAGAGAGGCACCGTCCAGATTAACCAGACCGTGGCTTCAAAACGCAAACGCGGCATTTCCGCTGTGCCGCAGACGAGAGCGGATATTTATACCAGTTTCGGCGAGCCAAGAGGTGGGTAA
- a CDS encoding isoaspartyl peptidase/L-asparaginase family protein, whose product MPEFVPVIALHGGAGTILKANMTPEKEAAYHAGLRECLQAGLDVLRKGGKALDAVTASVIALEENPLFNAGHGAVFTTDETHEMDAAIMDGATRACGAISGICGPRNPVLAARAVMEQTEHVFFAGEGAKRFCEAAGLEMMAPEWFSTEQRRKALHDEMARRRSGAADDGDPARKHGTVGAVALDRFGHLAAATSTGGMTAKTPGRVGDSPVIGAGTWADDETVALSATGHGEYFIRWAVGHEVDARMRWAGQSLNEAAGAVVRELGEIGGSGGLVAVDRKGNVSLPFNSPGMYRAWCGLDGEINTGIYR is encoded by the coding sequence ATGCCCGAATTTGTACCTGTCATCGCGTTGCATGGCGGCGCTGGGACCATTCTTAAAGCCAATATGACGCCAGAGAAGGAAGCAGCCTATCATGCCGGCCTGCGGGAATGCCTGCAGGCTGGACTGGATGTTTTGCGTAAAGGCGGCAAAGCACTCGATGCCGTGACGGCATCTGTGATTGCCCTGGAAGAAAATCCGCTTTTCAACGCCGGGCATGGAGCCGTTTTCACGACGGATGAAACGCATGAGATGGATGCGGCTATCATGGATGGTGCAACGCGCGCATGCGGTGCCATCTCCGGAATTTGCGGGCCACGCAATCCTGTTCTGGCGGCACGTGCAGTCATGGAGCAGACCGAACACGTATTTTTCGCAGGCGAAGGGGCAAAGCGATTTTGCGAAGCTGCCGGTCTGGAAATGATGGCGCCGGAATGGTTCTCGACGGAACAGCGTCGCAAGGCCTTGCACGACGAAATGGCACGTCGTCGCAGTGGTGCCGCCGACGATGGCGATCCTGCCCGCAAACACGGCACTGTCGGAGCAGTTGCACTGGATCGTTTCGGTCATCTGGCGGCAGCTACATCCACGGGCGGCATGACCGCCAAGACACCGGGACGCGTTGGTGACAGCCCGGTCATCGGTGCTGGAACCTGGGCGGATGACGAGACGGTAGCGCTTTCCGCCACAGGTCACGGAGAATATTTCATTCGCTGGGCGGTGGGTCACGAAGTGGATGCACGGATGCGCTGGGCAGGGCAATCGCTCAATGAAGCGGCTGGCGCGGTTGTCCGCGAGCTGGGTGAAATCGGTGGCTCTGGCGGTCTTGTTGCGGTGGATCGCAAAGGCAATGTCAGCCTGCCGTTCAACAGCCCAGGCATGTATCGTGCATGGTGCGGTTTGGACGGGGAGATAAATACGGGTATATATAGATAG
- the pip gene encoding prolyl aminopeptidase has protein sequence MTEAKRVLEGKIYPSDEKAQLFNNMEPQSGASGAASLAQPVQEFRLPVSDLHELSVLEYGNPKGIPAVFLHGGPGAGVSAKQIASFDLNTYRVITFDQRGAGRSTPIAEIAENTTQHLIADMETLRKKLGIKRWLVAGGSWGSCLSLAYGIVHPQHCLGFRLHGIFLGGQEDVDWWFHGCRAIFPDHWQEFAEFVQESERADLLAAYYTRLTSGDPVQEQAAAQSLRGFSARTQTFEPDTNHVSELLKPEAALAVSRIFTHYCINRAFLPENYLIGSIDRIRHLPAEIVQARYDTVTPMMTAWKLKEAWPEAGFTVVTLANHQSTIGPMADALAAASARLARQLV, from the coding sequence ATGACGGAAGCCAAGCGCGTTCTGGAGGGGAAGATTTACCCTTCTGACGAAAAGGCGCAGCTATTCAACAATATGGAGCCGCAAAGCGGTGCCAGTGGAGCGGCAAGTCTTGCGCAACCAGTGCAGGAGTTTCGCTTGCCGGTCAGTGACCTGCATGAACTTTCCGTTTTGGAATATGGCAATCCAAAAGGGATCCCAGCTGTCTTTCTACATGGCGGTCCCGGTGCGGGTGTCTCGGCCAAGCAGATTGCCAGTTTCGATCTCAACACTTATCGTGTCATCACCTTCGATCAACGCGGTGCGGGCCGTTCCACCCCTATCGCGGAAATTGCTGAAAACACCACACAGCATCTGATCGCGGACATGGAGACCCTGCGCAAAAAACTGGGTATCAAGCGCTGGCTTGTGGCCGGAGGCTCTTGGGGATCATGTCTTTCGCTTGCCTATGGAATAGTGCATCCGCAGCACTGTCTCGGGTTTCGGCTGCACGGAATATTTCTGGGCGGGCAGGAGGATGTTGACTGGTGGTTCCATGGCTGCCGTGCCATTTTCCCGGATCACTGGCAGGAATTCGCCGAATTCGTACAGGAAAGTGAGCGCGCCGACCTGCTCGCCGCCTACTATACGCGGCTAACGTCTGGTGATCCGGTACAAGAGCAGGCGGCGGCCCAGAGCCTGCGCGGATTTTCGGCGCGCACGCAGACCTTCGAACCGGACACGAACCACGTCTCCGAACTTCTGAAGCCGGAAGCGGCCTTGGCCGTATCACGCATTTTTACCCACTATTGCATCAACCGCGCTTTCTTGCCGGAGAATTATCTCATCGGGAGTATTGATCGTATTCGTCACCTGCCGGCCGAAATTGTGCAGGCGCGATACGATACGGTGACGCCGATGATGACGGCCTGGAAACTCAAGGAAGCCTGGCCGGAGGCCGGATTCACCGTCGTCACACTTGCCAATCACCAGTCGACGATCGGCCCAATGGCCGATGCGCTGGCAGCTGCATCTGCCCGGCTGGCGCGGCAGTTGGTGTAA